A single region of the Pseudomonas solani genome encodes:
- a CDS encoding ketopantoate reductase family protein, with product MKQPPLRICIAGAGAIGCTLAARFAASDQVVKVLARGKTLAAIRRDGIRLHDLDGLHQVQVDASDDAAELGQQDLVFLCTKAPALAALLPQIQPLLGDETMVVPVVNGVPWWYFHGLPGRFAGRRVEAVDPDGALSSALDLARVIGCVVFITAQCPAPGVAESSNPHLMIVGEPDNSLTPRLERLRTVIADAGIEARASERIRDPLWTKVIANLTSNPLSVVSGATLEQLYGQPGLRELARATLHEALLVAAGHGARVDIDPQTFLELGAGMGAVRTSMLQDHDKGQPLELAAIGDAVLELAELLDLPMPITRHLIALARFRSASH from the coding sequence ATGAAGCAACCTCCCCTGCGTATCTGCATCGCCGGTGCCGGCGCCATCGGCTGCACCCTGGCCGCCCGTTTCGCCGCCAGCGACCAGGTGGTCAAGGTGCTGGCCCGGGGCAAGACCCTGGCAGCCATCCGCCGCGACGGCATCCGCCTGCACGACCTCGACGGCTTGCACCAGGTGCAGGTCGACGCCAGCGACGACGCCGCCGAACTGGGGCAGCAGGACCTGGTGTTCCTCTGCACCAAGGCCCCGGCCCTGGCCGCGCTGTTGCCGCAGATCCAGCCCCTGCTGGGCGACGAGACGATGGTGGTGCCGGTGGTCAACGGTGTGCCCTGGTGGTACTTCCACGGCCTGCCGGGGCGCTTCGCCGGGCGCCGCGTGGAGGCGGTGGACCCGGACGGCGCGCTCAGCAGCGCCCTCGACCTGGCCCGGGTGATCGGCTGCGTGGTGTTCATCACCGCGCAATGCCCGGCGCCGGGGGTGGCCGAGTCGAGCAACCCGCACCTGATGATCGTCGGCGAGCCGGACAACAGCCTGACCCCGCGCCTGGAACGCCTGCGCACGGTGATCGCCGACGCCGGCATCGAGGCCCGCGCCAGCGAGCGCATCCGCGACCCGCTGTGGACCAAGGTCATCGCCAACCTCACCTCCAACCCCCTGTCGGTGGTCAGCGGCGCCACCCTGGAACAGCTCTACGGCCAGCCCGGCCTGCGCGAGCTGGCCCGCGCCACCCTGCACGAGGCGCTGCTGGTGGCCGCCGGCCATGGCGCGCGGGTGGACATCGACCCGCAGACCTTCCTCGAACTCGGCGCCGGCATGGGCGCCGTGCGCACCTCGATGCTGCAGGACCACGACAAGGGCCAGCCCCTGGAGCTGGCCGCCATCGGCGACGCCGTGCTGGAACTGGCCGAGCTGCTCGACCTGCCCATGCCCATCACCCGCCACCTCATCGCCCTGGCGCGCTTCCGCAGCGCCAGCCACTGA
- a CDS encoding branched-chain amino acid ABC transporter permease — protein MNFQIAMLLGQDGITNGAIYALLALSILLVFTVTRILLIPQGEFVTYGALTMATLQAGHPTALVWLLLGLTLIDCALDLYDAARSSHAFRFPKRILAKLAYALVMVAAIRLLPLAELPMAVQALLTLALVVPLGPQIYRLVFQPIASASSLVLLIVSIAVHVAMVGIALLLFGPEGARTEPFSEAGLELGPVTFNSQTLWVIAVSLGLIIGLFLFFERSLYGKALRATAVNRMGARLMGISPTLAGKATFLLATFIGALSGILIAPITTLYFDSGFIISLKGFVGAIIGGLASYPVAALGALSVGLIEAFSMFWASTYKEIIVFTLIIPFLLWRSFTSRHVEEEE, from the coding sequence ATGAATTTCCAGATAGCCATGCTGCTCGGCCAGGACGGCATCACCAACGGCGCGATCTACGCGCTGCTGGCCTTGTCGATCCTGCTGGTCTTCACCGTCACGCGCATCCTGCTGATCCCCCAGGGCGAGTTCGTCACCTATGGCGCGCTGACCATGGCCACCCTGCAGGCCGGCCATCCCACCGCCCTGGTCTGGCTGCTGCTGGGCCTGACCCTGATCGACTGCGCGCTGGACCTGTACGACGCCGCGCGCTCCAGCCACGCCTTCCGCTTTCCCAAGCGCATCCTCGCCAAGCTGGCCTACGCCCTGGTCATGGTCGCGGCCATCCGCCTGCTGCCACTGGCCGAGCTGCCCATGGCAGTGCAGGCGCTGCTGACCCTGGCCCTGGTGGTGCCCCTGGGCCCGCAGATCTACCGCCTGGTGTTCCAGCCCATCGCCTCGGCCAGCTCCCTGGTGCTGCTGATCGTCTCCATCGCCGTGCACGTGGCCATGGTCGGCATCGCCCTGCTGCTGTTCGGCCCGGAGGGCGCGCGCACCGAGCCCTTCTCCGAAGCCGGCCTGGAGCTGGGCCCGGTGACCTTCAACAGCCAGACGCTGTGGGTGATAGCCGTGTCCCTGGGGCTGATCATCGGCCTGTTCCTGTTCTTCGAACGCAGCCTCTACGGCAAGGCCCTGCGCGCCACGGCGGTGAACCGCATGGGCGCGCGGCTGATGGGCATCTCGCCGACCCTGGCGGGCAAGGCCACCTTCCTCCTGGCCACCTTCATCGGCGCACTGTCGGGCATCCTCATCGCGCCCATCACCACGCTCTACTTCGACTCCGGCTTCATCATCAGCCTCAAGGGCTTCGTCGGCGCCATCATCGGCGGCCTGGCGAGCTACCCGGTGGCCGCCCTCGGCGCGCTCTCGGTGGGGCTGATCGAAGCCTTCTCGATGTTCTGGGCCAGCACCTACAAAGAGATCATCGTGTTCACCCTGATCATCCCCTTCCTGCTCTGGCGCTCGTTCACCAGCCGTCACGTGGAGGAAGAAGAATGA
- a CDS encoding ABC transporter ATP-binding protein encodes MQIEPLKPMENQVADAVLEVSDLCVAYGKVEALSNASLRVGQGQIVTVIGPNGAGKTTLLSAIMGVLGSRGRVEFDGSLEAVPEVEVLVSRGLGLVPEKRELFTSMSVADNLLLGAFQRHRRGDRSHAATLAEVYELFPRLWERRDQLAATLSGGERQMLAVGRALMAKPKLLMLDEPSLGLAPLITREIFRIITALRQQGVSILLVEQNARAALRVADYAYVLETGQIAMQGPAAQLADDPRVIEAYLGLASKHQDMLAG; translated from the coding sequence ATGCAGATCGAACCCCTCAAGCCCATGGAAAACCAGGTGGCCGACGCCGTGCTGGAGGTCAGCGACCTGTGCGTCGCCTACGGCAAGGTGGAGGCCCTGTCCAACGCCAGCCTGCGGGTTGGCCAGGGACAGATCGTCACCGTCATCGGCCCCAACGGCGCCGGCAAGACCACCCTGCTCTCGGCCATCATGGGCGTGCTCGGCTCCCGTGGCCGGGTCGAGTTCGACGGCAGTCTGGAAGCGGTGCCGGAGGTGGAAGTGCTGGTCTCCCGTGGCCTCGGCCTGGTGCCGGAGAAGCGCGAGCTGTTCACCAGCATGAGCGTGGCCGACAACCTCCTGCTCGGCGCCTTCCAGCGTCACCGCCGGGGCGACCGCAGCCATGCTGCCACCCTGGCCGAGGTCTATGAGCTGTTCCCACGGCTGTGGGAACGCCGCGACCAGCTGGCCGCCACCCTCTCCGGCGGCGAGCGGCAGATGCTCGCCGTGGGCCGCGCGCTGATGGCCAAGCCCAAGCTGCTGATGCTCGACGAACCCAGCCTGGGCCTGGCGCCGCTGATCACCCGCGAGATCTTCCGCATCATCACCGCACTGCGCCAGCAGGGGGTGTCCATCCTTCTGGTGGAGCAGAACGCCCGTGCAGCCTTGCGCGTGGCCGACTATGCCTACGTGCTGGAAACCGGGCAGATCGCCATGCAGGGCCCCGCCGCCCAGCTGGCCGACGACCCCCGCGTGATCGAGGCCTACCTGGGCCTCGCCAGCAAGCATCAGGACATGCTTGCCGGTTGA
- a CDS encoding AraC family transcriptional regulator encodes MLDDASLLQRHCLLNPAAGIGEVRDKVSHYLWPHRMNLPRADALHSALYGVFFGSSALFDLHYGAEVEIDAGDIASYYLIRITLQGTGTVTLGAQSAAMRRGSLTISSPSERSLIRIGKECRNLILRVERDALERQLQRLLERPLKQPLLFDIQVAAGHPGMAAVRETLEYICRLHQGPMVEDLAPTLGSGLSDYLLSVLLTQLPHNYSEALREDRRQPMPFHVRKARDYIESHLDEPIALATLAELSGVSIRTLQNGFAHFLRQTPTDYMRSRRLARVHEALQQARAQDSVTDILLRHGVSSFGHFATHYRRQYGCLPSETLRGGR; translated from the coding sequence ATGCTCGACGATGCATCCCTCCTGCAGCGCCATTGCCTGCTGAACCCCGCCGCCGGTATCGGCGAGGTCCGCGACAAGGTCAGCCACTACCTGTGGCCGCACCGGATGAACCTGCCCCGTGCGGATGCCCTGCATTCGGCGCTCTATGGCGTGTTCTTCGGCAGCTCGGCGCTGTTCGACCTGCACTACGGCGCGGAGGTGGAGATCGATGCCGGCGATATCGCCAGCTACTACCTGATCCGCATCACCCTGCAGGGCACCGGCACCGTGACCCTGGGCGCGCAAAGCGCGGCCATGCGCCGGGGCAGCCTGACCATTTCCTCGCCCTCCGAGCGCAGCCTGATCCGCATCGGCAAGGAGTGCCGCAACCTGATCCTGCGGGTGGAACGCGACGCCCTGGAGCGCCAGTTGCAGCGCCTGCTGGAGCGGCCGCTGAAGCAGCCGCTGCTGTTCGACATCCAGGTGGCGGCGGGGCACCCGGGGATGGCGGCGGTGCGCGAGACGCTGGAGTACATCTGCCGCCTGCACCAGGGGCCGATGGTCGAGGACCTGGCGCCGACCCTGGGCAGCGGGCTGTCGGATTACCTGCTTTCGGTGCTGCTCACCCAGCTGCCGCACAACTACTCCGAAGCGCTGCGCGAGGATCGCCGCCAGCCCATGCCCTTCCATGTGCGCAAGGCCCGCGACTACATCGAAAGCCACCTCGACGAGCCCATCGCCCTGGCCACCCTGGCCGAGCTTTCCGGGGTCTCCATCCGCACCCTGCAGAACGGCTTCGCCCACTTCCTCAGGCAGACCCCCACCGACTACATGCGCAGCCGCCGCCTGGCGCGGGTGCATGAGGCGTTGCAGCAGGCGCGAGCGCAGGACAGCGTCACCGACATCCTCCTGCGCCATGGCGTCAGCAGCTTCGGCCACTTCGCCACCCACTACCGTCGCCAGTACGGTTGCCTGCCGTCGGAGACCCTGCGCGGCGGCCGCTGA
- a CDS encoding amidase: MATVVEKLQLGGSGRTVMVKDTVDIAGYPTRASSRALEEAPDASRHADVVQALLDGGCRITGKTSLHELAFGTTGINAWTGTPNNPLYPGRIPGGSSSGSATAVAGGLCDFSLGTDTGGSVRIPAACCGVFGLKPTFGRVSRQGVMPAQSSLDCVGPFARDMGMLIEAMGLIAPDFGPLPSIEGVRIGVVPVQALDEVHFAVDAALAAADFPLQTLPLPGMRAAYDAGLTVINRETWNACQHLLASGKVGADIAGRLEAAGATTDEALAAAEACRVAFTAEVDAALAQCPILAMPTMPDYPLLTADAADTRAVIGMTAFVRPFNLTGHPALSIPLVGASKLPVGLQLIAAKGADELLCAVARELARRLEP, encoded by the coding sequence ATGGCGACAGTCGTCGAGAAACTGCAGCTTGGAGGGTCCGGCAGGACCGTGATGGTGAAGGACACCGTCGATATCGCCGGCTACCCGACCCGCGCTTCCAGCCGTGCGCTGGAAGAGGCGCCCGACGCCAGCCGCCATGCCGATGTGGTCCAGGCGCTGCTCGATGGCGGCTGCCGCATCACCGGCAAGACCAGCCTCCATGAGCTGGCCTTCGGCACCACCGGCATCAATGCCTGGACCGGCACGCCGAACAACCCGCTTTACCCCGGGCGCATCCCCGGCGGTTCCTCCAGCGGCTCCGCCACGGCAGTTGCCGGTGGGCTCTGCGACTTCTCCCTGGGCACCGACACCGGCGGCTCGGTGCGCATCCCCGCCGCCTGCTGCGGCGTGTTCGGCCTCAAGCCCACGTTCGGCCGCGTGAGCCGCCAAGGGGTGATGCCGGCGCAGTCGTCGCTGGATTGCGTGGGCCCCTTCGCCCGTGACATGGGCATGCTGATCGAGGCCATGGGCCTGATCGCCCCCGACTTCGGCCCGCTGCCCTCTATAGAGGGCGTGCGCATCGGCGTGGTGCCGGTGCAGGCGCTGGACGAAGTGCATTTCGCCGTCGATGCGGCCCTGGCCGCCGCGGATTTCCCCCTGCAGACGCTGCCCTTGCCGGGCATGCGCGCCGCCTATGACGCCGGCCTCACGGTGATCAACCGCGAGACCTGGAACGCCTGCCAGCACCTGCTGGCCAGCGGCAAGGTCGGCGCCGATATCGCCGGCCGCCTGGAGGCCGCCGGCGCCACCACCGACGAGGCGCTGGCCGCAGCCGAAGCCTGCCGCGTGGCCTTTACCGCCGAGGTGGACGCGGCCCTGGCGCAGTGCCCGATTCTCGCCATGCCGACCATGCCCGACTACCCGCTGCTGACGGCGGATGCCGCCGACACCCGCGCGGTGATCGGCATGACCGCCTTCGTGCGGCCCTTCAATCTCACCGGCCACCCGGCACTGAGCATCCCCCTGGTGGGTGCCTCGAAGCTGCCGGTGGGCCTGCAACTGATCGCCGCCAAGGGCGCGGACGAACTGCTTTGTGCAGTCGCCCGCGAACTGGCGCGGCGCCTGGAGCCTTAA
- a CDS encoding methyl-accepting chemotaxis protein, whose translation MGASLATLPAFVEPPISRLAPDGRLLACNDAYLALCGYRRDELLNQSFELINHPQMPARVIERMWRTLRAGTPWSGPLMGRTRDGASFWSQLYVVPLFDGGELVALGTVYHPIDAAQSRRAEALYARLRQGRAPLPLAGRVHQWLAGQGLGLALALLLGGATLGGHVAPALGGLALALLIGAAWQRRATQRRDLQRALGGHAQVYSDTLLAPIYRSASGGSGLFEMALNSQKLRMRTVMARISINGEILRARSEESAQLVASGAAQLDRQLQEAEQSAAAIHEMSATIQALSRNLQEAAQATTQVDQLAHDGERLAEQSQASMQGMRESVADIDLAVGRLAESIESISGIATVIQSIAEQTNLLALNAAIEAARAGESGRGFAVVADEVRTLASRTRDSTGQIQQSIQRLRDGSAEALATARRGELAAQQSGQDVEQVRQALQRICGEVGQISGMSLQMAAAIEQQGQVAEEVNRQIAQIAELAECSAGQAQRNSQIGQELHQLANSQLDLAQRFLEG comes from the coding sequence ATGGGCGCCTCCCTCGCCACCCTGCCCGCCTTCGTCGAGCCGCCCATCTCGCGGCTCGCCCCCGACGGCCGCCTGCTGGCCTGCAACGACGCCTACCTGGCGCTTTGCGGCTACCGCCGCGACGAGCTGCTGAACCAGAGCTTCGAACTGATCAACCACCCGCAGATGCCGGCGCGGGTGATCGAGCGCATGTGGCGGACGCTGCGCGCCGGCACCCCCTGGAGCGGCCCGCTCATGGGCCGCACCCGGGACGGTGCGAGCTTCTGGAGCCAGCTCTACGTGGTGCCGCTGTTCGATGGCGGCGAGCTGGTGGCCCTGGGCACCGTCTACCACCCCATCGACGCCGCCCAGAGCCGCCGCGCCGAGGCTCTGTACGCGCGCCTGCGCCAGGGCCGCGCCCCGCTGCCGCTGGCCGGCCGCGTGCACCAATGGCTGGCCGGCCAGGGCCTGGGCCTGGCACTGGCCCTGCTCCTGGGGGGCGCCACCCTCGGCGGGCATGTCGCACCGGCACTGGGCGGCCTGGCCCTGGCGCTGCTGATCGGCGCCGCCTGGCAACGGCGGGCGACCCAGCGCCGCGACCTGCAGCGCGCCCTCGGCGGCCACGCCCAGGTGTACAGCGACACGCTGCTGGCGCCGATCTACCGCAGTGCATCGGGAGGCAGCGGCCTGTTCGAGATGGCGCTCAACAGCCAGAAGCTGCGCATGCGCACGGTGATGGCGCGGATCAGCATCAACGGCGAGATCCTCCGCGCCCGCAGCGAGGAGTCCGCGCAACTGGTGGCCAGCGGCGCCGCGCAGCTCGACCGCCAGCTGCAGGAGGCCGAGCAGTCGGCAGCGGCCATCCACGAGATGAGCGCGACCATCCAGGCGCTGTCGCGCAACCTGCAGGAAGCCGCCCAGGCCACCACCCAGGTCGACCAGCTGGCCCACGACGGCGAGCGCCTGGCCGAGCAGAGCCAGGCCTCGATGCAGGGCATGCGCGAGTCGGTGGCGGACATCGACCTCGCCGTGGGCCGGCTGGCGGAATCCATCGAATCCATCAGCGGCATCGCCACGGTGATCCAGAGCATCGCCGAGCAGACCAACCTGCTGGCGCTGAATGCGGCGATCGAGGCGGCGCGGGCCGGGGAATCCGGACGCGGCTTCGCCGTGGTCGCCGACGAAGTGCGCACCCTCGCCTCGCGCACCCGCGACTCCACCGGGCAGATCCAGCAATCCATCCAGCGCCTGCGCGACGGCAGCGCCGAGGCCCTGGCCACCGCGCGGCGCGGCGAGCTGGCGGCGCAGCAATCCGGGCAGGACGTGGAGCAGGTGCGCCAGGCGCTGCAACGCATCTGCGGGGAAGTCGGGCAGATCAGCGGCATGAGCCTGCAGATGGCCGCCGCCATCGAGCAACAGGGGCAGGTCGCCGAGGAGGTCAACCGGCAGATCGCGCAGATCGCCGAGCTGGCCGAATGCAGCGCCGGCCAGGCCCAGCGCAACAGCCAGATCGGCCAGGAGCTGCACCAGCTGGCCAACTCGCAACTGGACCTGGCGCAGCGCTTTCTCGAGGGCTGA
- a CDS encoding spinster family MFS transporter produces MTSQTPTDLTRKRYAYEWYVVAICMVAYIFSFVDRQILALMIEPIKHDLQLSDTQFSLLHGLAFSLFYAFMGMPIALLADRFSRPKIIAIGVAFWSLATAVCGLSKNFTQMFLARIGVGIGEAALSPATYSMLSDMFPREKLGRAVAIYSIGSFIGGGVAFLIGGYVIDLLKNLDSVTLPLLGSMRPWQVTFFLVGLPGLFVALLIAATVRDPARKGLKLDANGQVHKPSLGQAFAFLGRHRQTFTCHYLGFSFYAMTLFCMLSWTPAFYMRTFGLAPSEAGYILGLIVLLANTSGVLCGGWLIDWLAKRGYSDAPMRAGVIGAIGMALPAVLFTQVGELWLSLALLVPAMFFASFPMPASTAAMQILPPNQMRAQVSALFLLISNLIGLGLGTTLVALLTDRLFQSPALVGHSVSLLNAGAVLLTLGLLIKGCGHFRRSLERENLS; encoded by the coding sequence ATGACCAGCCAGACACCCACCGACCTCACCCGCAAACGCTACGCCTACGAGTGGTACGTGGTCGCCATCTGCATGGTGGCCTACATCTTCTCCTTCGTTGACCGGCAGATCCTCGCGCTGATGATCGAGCCGATCAAACACGACCTGCAGCTCTCCGACACTCAGTTCAGCCTGCTCCACGGGCTGGCCTTCTCGCTGTTCTACGCCTTCATGGGCATGCCCATCGCGCTGCTCGCCGACCGCTTCTCGCGGCCGAAGATCATCGCCATCGGCGTCGCCTTCTGGAGCCTGGCCACCGCCGTGTGCGGGCTGAGCAAGAACTTCACCCAGATGTTCCTCGCCCGCATCGGCGTCGGCATCGGCGAAGCGGCGCTGTCGCCGGCCACCTACTCGATGCTCAGCGACATGTTCCCCCGCGAGAAGCTCGGCCGTGCCGTGGCCATCTACTCCATCGGCTCCTTCATTGGCGGCGGTGTGGCCTTCCTCATCGGCGGCTACGTGATCGACCTGCTGAAGAACCTCGACAGCGTGACCCTGCCGCTGCTGGGCAGCATGCGGCCCTGGCAGGTGACCTTCTTCCTGGTCGGCCTTCCCGGCCTCTTCGTCGCCCTGCTGATCGCCGCCACCGTGCGCGACCCGGCGCGCAAGGGCCTGAAGCTGGATGCCAACGGCCAGGTGCATAAGCCCAGCCTGGGCCAGGCCTTCGCCTTCCTCGGCCGCCACCGGCAGACCTTCACCTGCCACTACCTGGGCTTCTCCTTCTATGCCATGACGCTGTTCTGCATGCTCAGCTGGACCCCGGCCTTCTACATGCGCACCTTCGGCCTGGCGCCCAGCGAGGCCGGCTACATCCTCGGCCTGATCGTGCTGCTGGCCAACACCAGTGGCGTGCTCTGCGGCGGCTGGCTGATCGACTGGCTGGCCAAGCGCGGCTACAGCGACGCACCGATGCGCGCCGGGGTGATCGGCGCCATCGGCATGGCCCTGCCGGCGGTGCTGTTCACCCAGGTGGGCGAGTTGTGGCTGTCCCTGGCGCTGCTGGTGCCGGCGATGTTCTTCGCCTCCTTCCCCATGCCCGCCTCCACCGCGGCCATGCAGATCCTCCCGCCCAACCAGATGCGCGCCCAGGTCTCGGCGCTGTTCCTGCTCATCTCCAACCTCATCGGCCTGGGCCTCGGCACCACCCTGGTGGCGCTGCTCACCGATCGCCTGTTCCAGTCGCCAGCGCTGGTGGGCCACTCGGTCTCCCTCCTCAACGCCGGCGCGGTGCTGCTCACCCTGGGCCTGCTGATCAAGGGCTGCGGCCATTTCCGCCGCAGCCTGGAGCGTGAAAACCTCAGCTGA
- a CDS encoding branched-chain amino acid ABC transporter ATP-binding protein/permease, with amino-acid sequence MKPRHLILLLVAVLGVAPLVLPPFYVTLLNYIGLYTLVVLGLVLLTGVGGMTSFGQAAFVGLGAYTTAYLTTAEQLPAWLAWASASPWLTLLVGVAITALVALLLGALTLKLSGHYLPLGTIAWGLSLYYLFGTVESLGGHTGVSGLPSISLFGVLLDKGEKVFYLIWVVLLLAMLITQNLLDSREGRAIRALKGGQLMAESMGVDTFRSKLVIFLISAVFAAVSGWLYAHTQRFVNPTPFGLNMGIDYLFMALIGGVGSVWGALLGSGILTLLKQWLQDLLPHLLGSTGNYETIVFGLLIVLLMQRAPGGLWPLLVRLVPARLRTRHRLPAAEAPARELPQRERPAHGEVILEARHVTRRFGGLVANNDMSLDVRAGEILALIGPNGAGKSTLFNQLSGVDTPSSGDVLFMGKRINGLASRRVAGMGMSRTFQHVKLLPGMSVLENVAIGAHLRGGKGVLASALRLDRAEEADLLAEARRQLERVGLGDYLHEEAGSLALGQQRILEIARALCADPCLLLLDEPAAGLRHKEKEALGLLLSRLRSEGMAILLVEHDMDFVMGLVDRVVVMEFGQRIAQGLPEEVQKNPAVLEAYLGGAE; translated from the coding sequence ATGAAACCGCGCCACCTGATCCTGCTCCTGGTCGCCGTGCTCGGTGTCGCACCGCTGGTGCTGCCGCCCTTCTACGTCACCCTGCTCAACTACATCGGCCTCTATACCCTGGTGGTGCTGGGCCTGGTCCTGCTCACCGGCGTCGGTGGCATGACCAGCTTCGGCCAGGCGGCCTTCGTCGGCCTCGGCGCCTACACCACCGCCTACCTGACCACCGCCGAGCAGTTGCCGGCCTGGCTCGCCTGGGCCAGCGCATCGCCCTGGCTGACGCTGCTGGTGGGCGTGGCCATCACCGCCCTGGTGGCCCTGCTGCTGGGCGCGCTGACGCTCAAGCTCTCGGGCCACTACCTGCCCCTGGGCACCATTGCCTGGGGCCTGTCGCTGTACTACCTGTTCGGCACGGTGGAATCCCTGGGCGGCCACACCGGCGTCAGCGGGTTGCCGTCGATCTCGCTGTTCGGCGTGCTGCTCGACAAGGGCGAGAAGGTCTTCTACCTGATCTGGGTGGTGCTCCTGCTGGCCATGCTGATCACCCAGAACCTGCTGGATTCCCGCGAGGGCCGGGCCATCCGCGCACTCAAGGGCGGCCAGCTGATGGCCGAGTCCATGGGCGTCGACACCTTCCGCTCCAAGCTGGTGATCTTCCTCATCTCGGCGGTGTTCGCGGCGGTGTCCGGCTGGCTCTATGCGCACACCCAGCGCTTCGTCAACCCGACGCCCTTCGGCCTCAACATGGGCATCGACTACCTGTTCATGGCGCTGATCGGCGGCGTCGGCAGTGTCTGGGGCGCCCTGCTCGGCAGCGGCATCCTCACCCTGCTCAAGCAGTGGCTGCAGGACCTGCTGCCGCACCTGCTGGGCAGCACCGGCAACTACGAGACCATCGTCTTCGGCCTGCTCATCGTGCTGCTGATGCAGCGCGCGCCGGGTGGCCTGTGGCCGCTGCTGGTGCGCCTGGTGCCAGCCCGCCTGCGCACCCGCCACCGCCTGCCGGCGGCCGAGGCCCCGGCTCGCGAGCTGCCGCAGCGGGAACGCCCGGCCCACGGCGAGGTGATCCTCGAAGCGCGCCATGTCACCCGGCGCTTCGGCGGCCTGGTGGCCAACAACGACATGAGCCTGGACGTCCGCGCTGGGGAGATCCTCGCCCTGATCGGCCCCAACGGCGCCGGCAAGAGCACCCTGTTCAACCAGCTCTCCGGCGTCGACACCCCCAGCAGCGGCGACGTGCTGTTCATGGGCAAGCGCATCAACGGCCTGGCTTCGCGCCGCGTGGCCGGCATGGGCATGAGCCGCACCTTCCAGCACGTGAAACTGCTGCCGGGCATGAGCGTGCTGGAGAACGTCGCCATCGGCGCGCACCTGCGCGGCGGCAAGGGCGTGCTGGCCTCGGCCCTGCGCCTGGATCGCGCCGAGGAGGCCGACCTGCTCGCCGAAGCGCGCCGACAGCTGGAACGCGTCGGCCTCGGCGACTACCTGCATGAAGAGGCCGGCAGCCTCGCCCTCGGCCAGCAGCGCATCCTCGAGATCGCCCGCGCGCTGTGCGCCGACCCTTGCCTGCTGCTGCTCGACGAGCCCGCCGCCGGCCTGCGCCACAAGGAGAAGGAGGCCCTCGGCCTGCTCCTCAGCCGCCTGCGCAGCGAAGGCATGGCCATTCTCCTGGTGGAGCACGACATGGACTTCGTCATGGGCCTGGTGGACCGCGTGGTGGTGATGGAATTCGGCCAGCGCATCGCCCAGGGCCTGCCGGAAGAGGTGCAGAAGAACCCGGCCGTGCTGGAAGCCTATCTCGGAGGCGCAGAGTGA
- a CDS encoding class II aldolase/adducin family protein has translation MNAIAITQPQHCSDEEWALRVQLAHCYHLVDFFGWSETIFNHISARLPGPAHHYLVNPFGLNYREVTPANLLKVDLDGHKLEDSPYDANPAGFALHSAVHGARDDIHCLIHTHTTPISAVVQKKAGFGHHDFYGAQLYGRIGYHTFEGITLFDDEKARMIESLGDKHILVLRNHGIAVGESSIAKAFFLLWTVQRAAEIQCAAGALGGEDNPLPEAVSQKCADLTAMLIRESGFAVKFFDAMVRKMQAERGAGW, from the coding sequence ATGAACGCCATCGCCATCACCCAGCCCCAGCATTGCAGCGACGAGGAATGGGCCCTGCGCGTGCAGCTCGCCCACTGCTACCACCTGGTGGATTTCTTCGGCTGGAGCGAGACCATCTTCAACCACATCTCCGCCCGCCTGCCGGGGCCGGCGCACCACTACCTGGTCAACCCCTTCGGCCTCAACTACCGCGAGGTGACCCCGGCCAACCTGCTCAAGGTCGACCTCGACGGCCACAAGCTGGAGGACTCGCCCTACGACGCCAACCCCGCCGGCTTCGCCCTGCACAGCGCCGTGCACGGGGCCCGCGACGACATCCACTGCCTGATCCACACCCACACCACACCCATCTCCGCCGTGGTGCAGAAGAAGGCCGGCTTCGGCCACCACGACTTCTACGGCGCGCAGCTGTACGGGCGCATCGGCTACCACACCTTCGAGGGCATCACCCTGTTCGATGACGAGAAGGCGCGGATGATCGAGAGCCTCGGCGACAAGCACATCCTGGTGCTGCGCAACCACGGCATCGCGGTGGGCGAAAGCAGCATCGCCAAGGCCTTCTTCCTGCTCTGGACGGTGCAGCGCGCGGCGGAGATCCAGTGCGCCGCCGGCGCCCTCGGCGGCGAGGACAACCCGCTGCCGGAAGCCGTCAGCCAGAAGTGCGCCGACCTCACCGCCATGCTGATCCGCGAGAGCGGCTTCGCGGTGAAGTTCTTCGATGCCATGGTGCGCAAGATGCAGGCCGAACGCGGCGCGGGCTGGTGA